TTTTACGAAATCAGATAGATAGACAGGGTACTTGCTGAATAAATTTGGAAATCTTGCTAGACAGAGGTTTTAATTTTTTTTGAAGCAGACAAATAAAATATTATGACAGTTGTTTTCCTCAAGACATATATACTTTGGGAGAGGAATCGCAGAGTGAATTGTGGCTCCAACTTTGATAATCATTATTGTTAGAGATATATGGCTTTGTAAACTTTTTCAGCAAGCTATAGGTGTGTTACAAAGAAAGTTTTAGTTATTATTTAGCTGTTGTGATTATGTCAATGCGATCGCTTTCGTTCAAATAAGTTAGGATGTGTTGCATTTTGTTGAAGCATTTTACGAGATCGGCGATCATCCTGAAGCCTCATTTACAAGTGCTGGCTACGTTGTGATGCTCCGAGAGAGTCTTAAATCACCTTGTGCTGCGATTTTTTCAAACCCACTATCCAAGCCTATAAATATATTCCAATAATCTTGGTGACACATATTTGCAACTTTGGTAAGCACCTTGTTTTCAAGTTCAGTATTTCGTTTTCCTTTCCAAAGATTGTCAGCTAGGGCTACCACTAATTCCTCAAAATCACATTCTATTTGCTGCCATTGTCCATGCGAACGACAACAACGAGCAATTTTGGGATCAATACCATGTGACAGCAACAGAATTTCACCTGCGGTTTCATGTTCATTTCCTTTTTTAATTAGTTCAGAAGGATATAAAATTTTCCCAACATCATGAAAAACGACACCCAATCGAATCCAATCTGAATCAAATGAAATATCAAGCTGTTGAAATTGTAAAATCAGTAACTCTGCCGCTTCACCAACTAGTTTGACGTGCTGCATTAGGTGCGGCGATGCTCCTAAATTTTGGAGGAGTTTATAGGAATCTTGAACAGATTCAAAAGTTATAGACTGCTGTTCCATTAATAACTAAACCAATTTATTTTGGGTTGGATTCGAGCATTCATTAATTTTAGCTTCTACGAATCCGAATTTTTTGCTTTGTCGCAATCACAACAGCTCCAGATTCTAAATCTTGACCATAACTAGACAATACATCTTGCAATAGAGATATTCTTTCTGAACGAGGTAAATTTTCCAATCTTAAAACTCCACAATGCTGCCTTGCCTGTAGCCAAATCATTTGCTCAAAATCAGAATCCGTCGTAATGATAATGCGCTCT
This window of the Pseudanabaena sp. BC1403 genome carries:
- a CDS encoding HD domain-containing protein, producing the protein MEQQSITFESVQDSYKLLQNLGASPHLMQHVKLVGEAAELLILQFQQLDISFDSDWIRLGVVFHDVGKILYPSELIKKGNEHETAGEILLLSHGIDPKIARCCRSHGQWQQIECDFEELVVALADNLWKGKRNTELENKVLTKVANMCHQDYWNIFIGLDSGFEKIAAQGDLRLSRSITT
- a CDS encoding DUF5615 family PIN-like protein, translating into MRFLLDMNASGSVLSLLLDSGHDVACVRDVDRKMSDSEILNWAVREERIIITTDSDFEQMIWLQARQHCGVLRLENLPRSERISLLQDVLSSYGQDLESGAVVIATKQKIRIRRS